A stretch of DNA from Aspergillus flavus chromosome 3, complete sequence:
AAAATACGTCAGAAGTAGGgaggaaataataataaatgaaagaaaataatggACTCAGTCGGATTATCGCTTTATTTTTGAGACACTTGTCATCATCTAGTCTACTCTCCCCCCAATCTCGTAATTCTAAAGTCAGCACACAATCCCAAATGATCGGTAATCCACACTTCCTCCCCTTTCTCATCCTCGGTCTCCTCATCGCTCACATCCGGATATTCGATCCAAACCATTTCACCAGCTCCAATCCTCTCCAGcctctccacctccaacCCACCACAAAACAGAACCTTGTCCATACGAGAACATCCAAACTTCTCCCTTAACCAATTGGGAATCTGCTGACCCCACGTGAAGCTCTCCTCCGTGCCATCCTTCCCACCAAGAACCAGAAACGCATCGCGGAGCGCACACTCATTCGGCGCGGTGAGATCCTCAGGCGCGAAGGCATTGAGGTCACCGGCTAATATGGCCGCGTGCGGAGTGGGTAAGTCTGTCTCTCCTGGTCCAGACCCATGCATGAACTGCGAAGCGAGATGGAGTTGCATCGGTCTGATTGGGGGTTTGGAGAGGAGACTTTCGAGGTGGGTGTTGCAGAGACGAAGGGTTCCTGGATTCTGCCTTAGCATATTTCTACTCAAAAACACCCGAAGCATAAGGCGTCTCTAAAAgaataaaggaaaaagaacaataagagagagaaagaaaaaggactATACCAATCTCACCACCAGTTTCTCCTCCCTCTTGACAATCCAAGTCCACGAAAAGCCCGTCTCTCTGCATTCTAGACGTCGAATACGGGACCCTAAAAACCCGCTGTACATGACACCGTCTATCGATCAGTGTCGTCGTTCCGTAGGACCCTCTCCACTGTGTATGGTTCAAATCGGTAATGAAGAAGTGATCCTGTATCCATTTTGTTTGTTGGATGATGGTTAGATCGTTGGGGACCATTTCTTGAAggaaaattatatttattggTGTAACGTCGTTATTTTTGTCATCGCTGGGTTTGAGGAGGACTTTTGAAAGATAGTTTAGGCCAGCTTGAGTCCGTTCTGCTTTGCAGGGCTGCTGAAAGTCGATATTCCAGGTTGTTAGGGTGAAGGTTTTGAGAGGAGTTGTGTTGGTGTTTATTGTAGTTGTAGTTGTAGTTGTGGTTGTGGGTTCCACGGTGGAGTCTGTTTCAACCGGGCTCCATGTCTGGGTAGTGTGGTTGTAGCTGTAGTACAGTTGTGGGTCTGGCATATCGGGCATGATGGAGCCTTTTGGAGATAGCGCTTGGAGGCgcttgaagatggagattGGCCGTTGGGTCATGGTGAAGATAATTTGTCGCGATGTTTGGTGAGGAGAGAGGTTTAGGAATGGAGGAGCATGAGATGTTATAGTAGTACATACTGTTGTGGGGTCACTGACTGCCAACAAGTTCCAAATGACATCGGGGTATATTTTCGGTTAGTCAATTTCTGGGGGTAGACCAAGTGACTGTCCAATCAGGTTCTTGGGATGTGCAGGTCCAATGTGTGGAATGTAGTAGACATCCGTTTCCTGGCATATTTGACTGTGGCAGTTGAAAAGAAGGTGGTCCTATTCTTGAGTATAATAGTACTCTGCTACATTCTAAGTATGtgcatttctttctttgtccttgaCAACATCTTTCCTATCTAGTCCCCATGGTGAGCTTTGTATAAAGCAGTTCACCATCCCTATTAGTGGCCACTGTTGAGAACATCATTTTATTATGTATGGTTGCCACGGCATCAAGACACGTACGCATGCTATATTGGTGCAGTGTCTTCACGTCCAGTCACGTCACGTCCTTTCTCGGCGATGAgcatttgttttcttctcattaGAGATGTgaccttcctctctttgTCCTCATTGTTCCTGCTGGATTCGCCAACCTACACCCACAATGGCTTCAATCGCCAGCAGGTCATCTCTCTTCGAGTCGCCGTTAGTTCCTAGATCACCTCAGCAGTGGAAGGGCGCTCTACAGGGCGTCAAGCTTCTGTATATCCAGCGCCAGTAAAAACAATGTGCTGCCCGAGCCACAGAGCTGCTTGAGAAAGCAAGAGAACCAGTATGTATTTATGTCTGTCCCATACAGGACTAAGACTAATATAGAGCAGCTGCATCCCGTCTACAAGACATATCTCTACTTCTACAGCGCAGTTTGCTACGAGGAGATGGGGCGAGCCGCTCACAAGTACTCCAGCACCAAGGTTCCATTGTTGCAAGGCGCGTTAGACCGGTTTGACATCTGCAGCACAGTTTTGCCCTCTCCCATACCAATATCAAGCCGTACTTCGGAGGGGTCGGACTTCCCCTCGCTGGGAAAATCCTCTTCGCCTTCTGAGTTTTCAAACAGTCCATCACCCGTATCTAGCCTTGTGACCAGCATCACAGATATCATCGACAGAACCATTCagtggaaagaagaggacccGTTCATCTCGGACAGTGATTCCTGTTCAGATACGGACATTGTGGTCGTGAACAAAATTGCCGATGACATAGCAAATCACCTTcttgttcctcctccatTGACTTTCAGGAAGTCTTCAGATGAGATTCTCCCACTTACGGCAGTCACCCATGATCCAGGCCACACTGCAGCTCGGAGCGAGAGACCAGACCGAGCTCGTTTGCCTCCTCCACTGCCTATAAAGATTGTCCCTCGTACAGCCTCAGGCAAATACAAGAGAACGGTTGATTCACCCCTAAACAACAGAGATTCCCGACTATGCACAGATGACTTACTCATCGATCTAAGCCAAAAGAAGAGTGAACCTGCGACCCCACACTACAGTGATTCCATCAGGCGCTACAATAGTAGTATCCGATCTCTGCGGTCTCAAATCGACTCGAGCATGAACTCAATTCATGTGCTGATTGATGAAGTCGAAGAGAAGCAGCATACCCGCAAAATGGCCAAGACTATCAAGCGATCGGCATCTTTCTGGAGTTTCAGTCCTATCAAAGGTGGTGATGGATGCTGGGAGAAAGCTGAAGTTCCGAAACGTTCCCCGGGCAAAGAGACTAAGCAGGAGAGAATTGAACGACTACGCAATGAAGGATGGAAGACTGTGGGACTGCGATCTGCAGCGCGAGGATGGAAAGGAGGAGAGTACTACAAGGCCTATTGCAGTTCTATTTTGGATGAGCTTTACTTGGAGTCGTGAGTGTTTTATTCTGGGCCGGAGTGACAGTTTGGATGC
This window harbors:
- a CDS encoding endonuclease/exonuclease/phosphatase family protein, yielding MTQRPISIFKRLQALSPKGSIMPDMPDPQLYYSYNHTTQTWSPVETDSTVEPTTTTTTTTTINTNTTPLKTFTLTTWNIDFQQPCKAERTQAGLNYLSKVLLKPSDDKNNDVTPINIIFLQEMVPNDLTIIQQTKWIQDHFFITDLNHTQWRGSYGTTTLIDRRCHVQRVFRVPYSTSRMQRDGLFVDLDCQEGGETGGEIGTLRLCNTHLESLLSKPPIRPMQLHLASQFMHGSGPGETDLPTPHAAILAGDLNAFAPEDLTAPNECALRDAFLVLGGKDGTEESFTWGQQIPNWLREKFGCSRMDKVLFCGGLEVERLERIGAGEMVWIEYPDVSDEETEDEKGEEVWITDHLGLCADFRITRLGGE